One stretch of Tachysurus fulvidraco isolate hzauxx_2018 chromosome 12, HZAU_PFXX_2.0, whole genome shotgun sequence DNA includes these proteins:
- the LOC113659651 gene encoding rho-related GTP-binding protein RhoB, producing MAAIRKKLVVVGDGACGKTCLLIVFSKDEFPEVYVPTVFENYVADIEVDSKQVELALWDTAGQEDYDRLRPLSYPDTDVILMCFSVDSPDSLENIPEKWVPEVKHFCPNVPIILVANKKDLRNDENVRNELARMKQEPVKGEDGRAMAVRIGAYDYLECSAKTKEGVREVFETATRAALQKRTRPSPGCGQCCKLL from the coding sequence ATGGCCGCTATCCGAAAGAAGCTGGTGGTGGTTGGGGACGGTGCTTGCGGTAAGACCTGTCTCCTGATCGTGTTCAGCAAGGACGAGTTCCCAGAGGTGTACGTCCCTACAGTGTTTGAGAACTACGTGGCGGACATCGAGGTGGACAGCAAGCAAGTGGAGCTGGCGCTGTGGGACACGGCCGGTCAGGAGGATTACGACCGGCTCCGACCGCTTTCCTATCCGGACACGGACGTCATACTAATGTGCTTCTCTGTGGACAGCCCTGACTCGCTAGAGAACATCCCTGAGAAGTGGGTTCCCGAAGTCAAACACTTCTGCCCTAACGTTCCAATCATCCTGGTGGCCAACAAGAAGGACTTGCGCAACGATGAAAACGTGCGCAATGAGCTAGCGCGCATGAAGCAGGAGCCGGTGAAGGGCGAGGACGGGCGCGCCATGGCTGTACGCATCGGTGCTTACGACTATCTGGAGTGTTCAGCTAAGACTAAAGAAGGCGTTCGGGAGGTGTTTGAGACCGCCACCCGCGCCGCGCTGCAGAAGAGGACGAGACCCTCTCCGGGCTGTGGTCAGTGCTGCAAACTGCTCTGA
- the LOC113659650 gene encoding b(0,+)-type amino acid transporter 1-like, with protein sequence MQYSTMTSNKHEGLKLKREVGLISAISLVAGTMIGSGIFMSPQFVMSNVGSPGASLIIWAVCGLVTLCAALTYAELGTMFRESGGEFIYVLRIYGPLPAFFVAYTFTIVVKPAGITAVALSLAQYAVAPFYPGCMPPTLVVKCLAAACILVVATINMLNVRFAMTIQVIFLVAKVAGLMVIVIGGIMTMAQNGLETLGNPDIAFEGTTLGISTIGMALYQGLWSFAGWYNLNFVLEEVKKPEVNLPRALMIAIPMVTILYLLVNISYLAVMTPREMMTSSAVAVTWGNKVLGSWGWVMSIAAALSSFGTLNGSFFSGGRICFVAAREGHMPNILSMAHVRRLTPSPALTFTSIIAFIVLIPGDFQGIINFFSFTSWFFYGVTISGLLYLKIKRSELPSTYKVPIFIPILVILVALFLVLAPIIDDPQLEYLYVTLFILSGALIYFPFIHFRLCPHLLDKLTVFLQLFLEVAPANKNV encoded by the exons TGCAGTACAGCACCATGACAAGCAACAAACATGAAGGCCTGAAGCTGAAGCGGGAGGTAGGGTTAATTAGTGCGATCTCTCTGGTCGCAGGCACTATGATAGGATCGGGGATCTTCATGTCCCCTCAGTTTGTGATGTCTAATGTTGGAAGCCCTGGAGCGAGCTTGATCATCTGGGCTGTGTGTGGCCTGGTGACTCTATGTGCTGCGCTCACTTATGCAGAGCTCGGTACCATGTTCAGAGAATCTGGAGGTGAATTCATATACGTCCTGAGAATATACGGACCCTTACCTGCATTTTTTGTGGCATATACGTTCACAATTGTGGTGAAACCAGCAGGTATTACAGCTGTAGCCTTGAGTTTAGCTCAGTATGCTGTCGctccattttatccaggctgcATGCCACCTACATTAGTGGTGAAATGTTTAGCAGCAGCGTGCATTTTAGTGGTGGCGACCATCAACATGCTGAATGTTCGCTTTGCCATGACCATTCAGGTTATCTTCCTAGTGGCTAAAGTGGCGGGGTTGATGGTGATTGTTATAGGTGGAATCATGACCATGGCCCAAAATGGCTTAGAAACCCTTGGAAATCCAGACATTGCCTTTGAGGGTACAACTTTGGGGATCAGTACCATTGGAATGGCTTTGTATCAGGGACTCTGGTCTTTTGCTGGATGGTACAATTTAAACTTTGTTCTTGAAGAGGTGAAAAAGCCAGAG GTAAATCTCCCACGAGCGTTAATGATTGCCATCCCAATGGTAACGATCCTCTACCTGCTGGTCAATATCAGTTATTTGGCTGTCATGACTCCTAGAGAGATGATGACATCGAGTGCTGTAGCAGTTACATGGGG CAATAAGGTGCTGGGCAGCTGGGGATGGGTGATGTCTATTGCAGCAGCATTATCTTCTTTTGGCACACTGAATGGCTCGTTCTTCAGTGGAGGACGAATTTGCTTTGTAGCTGCACGAGAGGGTCACATG CCTAACATCCTGTCTATGGCCCATGTGCGTCGCCTCACACCCTCTCCAGCTCTTACGTTTACCAGCATCATTGCCTTCATTGTGCTCATTCCTGGAGACTTCCAGGGAATAATCAACTTCTTTAG CTTTACATCCTGGTTCTTTTATGGAGTTACGATATCTGGACTACTCTATCTGAAAATCAAAAGGTCTGAACTTCCAAGTACATACAAg gttcCTATTTTTATCCCCATCCTGGTAATTCTGGTGGCTTTGTTTCTGGTTCTAGCTCCTATTATTGACGATCCTCAGCTCGAGTACCTATATGTCACCCTCTTCATTCTAAGTGgagctttaatttattttccattcATTCACTTCAGGCTGTGTCCACACCTGCTGGACAAACTCACAGTGTTCCTGCAGCTCTTCCTGGAGGTAGCGCCAGctaacaaaaatgtataa